The window GCCAATGCGACACAAATTGCAATGGTTCCAAAAACGCTCGGTAAGACAAAAGTAAGTCGCTGTTTTTTCGCGATCTGGAAGGCAATACCGCCTGTTTTCTTGAACGGTGCCATCAGGAGATAGGCGATAACTGTGCAAACAATCAGTAGCAGAAAGTTGAAACGGGCATCGGTTTGGAGACGCGTCTGTAATTGCGGCAGACTCAGAAAACTATAGAGACAGGTGAGAACAAAAACAGCGTTCCACAATAAACCGAGATTTCGGAGCGACAAGGCACGGGGCAATGTTCCCTTAAAAAGGGAAAAGAAGCCGAAAAGGAGCAACCCGATAAGCACCTCGGCTAAGAAGATATACGTTACACCCGGCACTCCCGCTGAAGGCATTAACTTTTGATAGTTCTCCAACGATATTTCAAAGATAAACTTCGGGAGTTTCGTGGTGATGTCCGCCAATCCCTTCAGCGATGTCGCCAAAATCCAATAAATCGGGGCGATATAGACAACCACAGCCACAGCGACAAGTGCTAATATGAGGTAGTGGGCAAAACTTTTCCGATGCCGCATGATGTTCTTATGCCTCTTCTCCCTTGACGCGATTCAGGTATTTTACGTAAATGTTGCTCAGCGCGACGATAATAATGAGTAAGATATACGCCATCGCGCACGCCTTACCGGTGTTATAGTTCCGAAAGGCGAGTTTATAGAGATTCATTGATACAGTTTCGGTAGCAGTGCCGGGTCCCCCCTCACGCGTCAGCACATAAACGATATCGAACATCTTAAACGCATCCATAGTTCTAAAGAGCAAGGCAATCAGCAGAAGTGGAGAGACCAGAGGCAGCGTGATCCATCGAAACTTGAACCATGCGGAGGCTCTATCGACATCTGCGGCTTCGTAGAGGTATTTCGGAACGGCACTCAATCCGGCTAAAGCAATTAGCATCATAAATGGAGACCACATCCACGTGTCTACAATCACAACGGCTAACATCGCCACCTTTGGATTGGTCGTCCAACCGATAGGTGATTTTAGGAACGGACTGAGAAAAAAGTTCAACAGACCGGCGTTATCCGAAGAGAGGATGAACCGCCAAAAGAGTCCGACTACCACAGGGGAGAGCATCATTGGAAGGAGGAGGAGCGTTGTAACGAAACCTTTATATCGGAAATCTCGGTTCAGTAGCAGCGCTAATCCGAATCCGATAAAGAATTGTGCCGCGACTGCGAGAATCACGAAGTAAGCCGTAGTTTGAAAGTAGCCCCAGATTTCTGGATCAGCAAGGAGACGCGAATAATTACGGACACCGATAAATCTCGGTGCTGCGGGCATGGAGGCTTTATAACGGTGGAAACTCAAGTACAACGACCACAGCAGC is drawn from Candidatus Poribacteria bacterium and contains these coding sequences:
- a CDS encoding sugar ABC transporter permease gives rise to the protein MQTTPPNTTSRGMSDYQLKMAFIMPTMVLLILMNIFPLLWSLYLSFHRYKASMPAAPRFIGVRNYSRLLADPEIWGYFQTTAYFVILAVAAQFFIGFGLALLLNRDFRYKGFVTTLLLLPMMLSPVVVGLFWRFILSSDNAGLLNFFLSPFLKSPIGWTTNPKVAMLAVVIVDTWMWSPFMMLIALAGLSAVPKYLYEAADVDRASAWFKFRWITLPLVSPLLLIALLFRTMDAFKMFDIVYVLTREGGPGTATETVSMNLYKLAFRNYNTGKACAMAYILLIIIVALSNIYVKYLNRVKGEEA